A stretch of Haloprofundus halophilus DNA encodes these proteins:
- a CDS encoding NifU family protein has product MSDETLKEQIENWMVGQMPIIQMHGGTSVVREANPETGEVVVELGGTCSGCGISNVTATNIKADLIRDFEDVRDVTVKVPSTGDQGSSTVEGGRGGELQFSNESAEHF; this is encoded by the coding sequence ATGAGCGACGAGACCCTCAAAGAGCAAATCGAGAACTGGATGGTCGGCCAGATGCCCATCATCCAGATGCACGGCGGGACGAGCGTCGTGCGCGAAGCGAACCCGGAGACGGGCGAAGTCGTCGTCGAACTCGGCGGGACTTGCTCGGGGTGCGGCATCAGCAACGTCACCGCGACGAACATCAAAGCCGACCTCATCCGCGACTTCGAGGACGTCCGCGACGTGACGGTGAAGGTCCCGAGCACCGGCGACCAGGGCAGTAGCACGGTCGAAGGTGGTCGCGGCGGGGAGCTGCAGTTCTCCAACGAGTCGGCCGAGCACTTCTGA